A window from Hirundo rustica isolate bHirRus1 chromosome 25, bHirRus1.pri.v3, whole genome shotgun sequence encodes these proteins:
- the ZMPSTE24 gene encoding CAAX prenyl protease 1 homolog isoform X1 has protein sequence MALSGDLWAELPAERRIFCSVLLFSWAVYLWEAFLAHRQRRVYRTTTHVPQELGQIMDSETFEKSRLYQLDKSTFSFWSGLYSEVEGTMILLCGGIPFLWKLSGQISGRAGFGPEYEIVQSLVFLLLATLFSAVTGLPWSLYNTFVIEEKHGFNQQTLGFFFKDAIKKFVVTQCILLPVTSLLLYIIKIGGDYFFIYAWLFTLVVSLVLVTIYADYIAPLFDKFIPLPEGELKQQIETMAKSIDFPLTKVYVVEGSKRSSHSNAYFYGFFKNKRIVLFDTLLEEYSALNKEPAEGEDGENEETKSKTKNKKQGCKNEEVLAVLGHELGHWKLGHTIKNIIISQMNSFLCFFLFAVLIGQKELFAAFGFYDTQPTLIGLMIIFQFIFSPYNEVLSFCLTVLSRRFEFQADAFAKELGKAKDLYSALIKLNKDNLGFPVSDWIFSMWHYSHPPLLERLQALKDAKQE, from the exons ATGGCGCTGTCCGGCGAcctgtgggcagagctgccGGCTGAGCGCCGCATCTTCTGCTCCGTCCTGCTCTTCTCGTGGGCCGTCTACCTCTGGGAGGCTTTCTTGGCGCACCGGCAG aggCGAGTGTATAGAACAACAACACATGTACCACAGGAACTGGGACAGATCATGGACtcagaaacatttgaaaaatctCGACTCTATCAGCTGGATAAAAGTACTTTCAGCTTTTGGTCGGGCCTCTATTCAGAGGTTGAGGGCACT atgaTTCTCCTCTGTGGAGGAATTCCTTTTCTATGGAAACTGTCTGGTCAGATCTCTGGTCGTGCTGGGTTTGGACCAGAATATGAG attGTTCAGTCACTGGTATTTCTGCTGCTTGCAACACTCTTCAGTGCAGTGACTGGTCTCCCATGGAGTTTATATAATACATTTGTCATAGAAGAGAAACATGGCTTCAATCAGCAG AcgctgggatttttttttaaggatgctATCAAGAAGTTTGTTGTGACTCAGTGTATTCTGTTGCCAGTGACATCCCTTCTGCTTTACATTATTAAAATAGGGGGAGACTACTTTTTTATCTATGCCTGGCTCTTCACATTAGTTGTTTCCTTG GTGCTTGTTACAATCTATGCAGACTATATTGCACCCTTGTTTGATAAATTCATTCCGCTTCCGGAGGGAGAGCTCAAGCAGCAAATTGAAACAATGGCAAAGAGCATTGACTTCCCATTGACTAAGGTGTATGTTGTTGAAG GTTCTAAGCGTTCTTCCCATAGCAATGCTTATTTCTATGGATTCTTCAAGAATAAGCGGATAGTACTCTTTGACACACTCCTGGAAGAGTATTCTGCTTTGAACAAAGAACCAGCAGAAGGAGAAGATGGTGAGAATGAAGAAACAAAGTCTAAAACCAAA AATAAGAAACAAGGATGTAAAAATGAAGAAGTTCTGGCTGTACTCGGTCATGAATTGGGTCACTGGAAACTAGGTCATACTATCAAGAATATAATCATCAGCCAG atGAATTCCTTCCTTTGCTTCTTCTTGTTTGCTGTGCTAATTGGTCAAAAGGAGCTCTTTGCTGCATTTGGTTTCTATGACACCCAGCCTACCCTGATAGGCTTGATGATCATTTTCCAGTTCATTTTTTCACCTTACAATGAG GTTCTCTCCTTTTGTTTGACTGTATTAAGCCGACGATTTGAGTTTCAAGCAGATGCATTTGCCAAGGAACTTGGGAAAGCTAAAGACCTATATTCTGCTTTGATCAAGCTAAACAAAGATAATTTAGGATTCCCTGTTTCTGACTGGATCTTTTCAATGTGGCATTACTCCCACCCACCCCTTTTAGAAAGACTCCAGGCCTTGAAAGATGCAAAGCAAGAGTGA
- the ZMPSTE24 gene encoding CAAX prenyl protease 1 homolog isoform X2: MDSETFEKSRLYQLDKSTFSFWSGLYSEVEGTMILLCGGIPFLWKLSGQISGRAGFGPEYEIVQSLVFLLLATLFSAVTGLPWSLYNTFVIEEKHGFNQQTLGFFFKDAIKKFVVTQCILLPVTSLLLYIIKIGGDYFFIYAWLFTLVVSLVLVTIYADYIAPLFDKFIPLPEGELKQQIETMAKSIDFPLTKVYVVEGSKRSSHSNAYFYGFFKNKRIVLFDTLLEEYSALNKEPAEGEDGENEETKSKTKNKKQGCKNEEVLAVLGHELGHWKLGHTIKNIIISQMNSFLCFFLFAVLIGQKELFAAFGFYDTQPTLIGLMIIFQFIFSPYNEVLSFCLTVLSRRFEFQADAFAKELGKAKDLYSALIKLNKDNLGFPVSDWIFSMWHYSHPPLLERLQALKDAKQE, encoded by the exons ATGGACtcagaaacatttgaaaaatctCGACTCTATCAGCTGGATAAAAGTACTTTCAGCTTTTGGTCGGGCCTCTATTCAGAGGTTGAGGGCACT atgaTTCTCCTCTGTGGAGGAATTCCTTTTCTATGGAAACTGTCTGGTCAGATCTCTGGTCGTGCTGGGTTTGGACCAGAATATGAG attGTTCAGTCACTGGTATTTCTGCTGCTTGCAACACTCTTCAGTGCAGTGACTGGTCTCCCATGGAGTTTATATAATACATTTGTCATAGAAGAGAAACATGGCTTCAATCAGCAG AcgctgggatttttttttaaggatgctATCAAGAAGTTTGTTGTGACTCAGTGTATTCTGTTGCCAGTGACATCCCTTCTGCTTTACATTATTAAAATAGGGGGAGACTACTTTTTTATCTATGCCTGGCTCTTCACATTAGTTGTTTCCTTG GTGCTTGTTACAATCTATGCAGACTATATTGCACCCTTGTTTGATAAATTCATTCCGCTTCCGGAGGGAGAGCTCAAGCAGCAAATTGAAACAATGGCAAAGAGCATTGACTTCCCATTGACTAAGGTGTATGTTGTTGAAG GTTCTAAGCGTTCTTCCCATAGCAATGCTTATTTCTATGGATTCTTCAAGAATAAGCGGATAGTACTCTTTGACACACTCCTGGAAGAGTATTCTGCTTTGAACAAAGAACCAGCAGAAGGAGAAGATGGTGAGAATGAAGAAACAAAGTCTAAAACCAAA AATAAGAAACAAGGATGTAAAAATGAAGAAGTTCTGGCTGTACTCGGTCATGAATTGGGTCACTGGAAACTAGGTCATACTATCAAGAATATAATCATCAGCCAG atGAATTCCTTCCTTTGCTTCTTCTTGTTTGCTGTGCTAATTGGTCAAAAGGAGCTCTTTGCTGCATTTGGTTTCTATGACACCCAGCCTACCCTGATAGGCTTGATGATCATTTTCCAGTTCATTTTTTCACCTTACAATGAG GTTCTCTCCTTTTGTTTGACTGTATTAAGCCGACGATTTGAGTTTCAAGCAGATGCATTTGCCAAGGAACTTGGGAAAGCTAAAGACCTATATTCTGCTTTGATCAAGCTAAACAAAGATAATTTAGGATTCCCTGTTTCTGACTGGATCTTTTCAATGTGGCATTACTCCCACCCACCCCTTTTAGAAAGACTCCAGGCCTTGAAAGATGCAAAGCAAGAGTGA